The nucleotide sequence TTGGTTACATAGTTCACAGTTGTTGTGGTCAGGTTTGTCAACAAATCAGCAGGCGCAAGCAAAAGAATTGTTACACCAGAATCGTGATGTCTTTGCCAAGTCAGATGAGCATCTTCGTTTCACCGAATCTGTAAAACATCAAATCAGGACTGTGGATGAGGAACCAATCAAGCAGGCATATCGACGGATACCCCCACGTCAGTTTGAAGAGGTCCGGGATCATATCCGAAAGTTGTTacaaaccaaaataatacaacagaGCACCAGTCCGTATGCTTCACCGATTGTCCTTGCAAGGAAGACTGATGGTTCTCTACGACTTTGTGTGGACTATCGCAAACTGAACTCCAAGACGAAGAAAGACGCCCACCCGATACCAATGATAGAGCGCAATGGGTTTCATCACTAGATCTCTTATCCGGTTACCATCAGGTTGCAGTAGATGAAAATGACCTCCATAAAACCAGCTTCATCACTCCTTTTGGACCTTATGAATGTAATGCGCCGGGTACCTTTCAGCGCCTTATGTAAACTTGTCTAGCATATCAGTTCTTCCGCTCTGTTTTGTGCTATCTTGACGATATTCTGGTGTATTCTGTCAATTTCGAAGATCACTTGATCAGGTTGGGTGTAGTGTTTGATAGGCTTCGTAAGTTCGGTCTCAAGATTAAGCCTAGTAAATATCAGCTGTTTCGTCCAGAGGTGAAATATGTAGGTCACGCTGTTACTAGGGATGGTGTTAAAGCAGACACCTGTCGTATGGCCTGTTGTATCGAGTCTGTGAAGGTGAAAATATTTGGCAGTTGCTTCTTTACAGAGTCTTAGTTTGTGATGTTATCCGTGCTTGTCATGATGACACGAGTCACCAGGGAGTTAAAAGAACAATCAGTCTAGTACGGAGTAGATGTTATTGGCCACGTATGGTAAACGACATAACAGCATGGTGCGAACAATGCGATAGGTGTGCCAGAGCCAAACGACAGCCACGTATCAAGGAACCGATGGAGAGTATTTTGGCTTACCGTCCCAACGAGGTTGTAGCCATGTTGACACAACACTGAACTTCTGTTCTTGCTTTATGGGTAAAACAGGAGCACCATGCAAGCATCAGTTTGCAGTTCTCACGCACTGTCACATAGATTCTTGTAACTTCCAGATGGATGGTGATCATGAGGATCCCACTAGTGCTGAGAATTAAATCCCTGACCTTCAGCCATCATGGGGTCTGTCACAACAGCGGGACCTCCAGAAGAAATTCTTGAAGAGGTCTCAGAATTCAAATTTCCCTCAAATAAGGAAAATGGggatttcatttctttgaaacAGAGGATAATGTTGGTAGCTGAGAACATTTGCCAAAGTGTTCCctctggaaaaaaattgtgaaaatgtcAACTGAATCGGCATTGGACTCAGGCGTTGACTTGCCTATGAACATAAGGTCTGTGAAGAGGGTACATTCACATAGACCTAAAATTGGTGTACAACACACTGCTGTTGCACGAAGAAAGTCTGCGTTAGGCGGTCGGAAGTCTCTGTTTACGGGAAGAAGGACGAACATATGAAAGGTGCCCTGTGAATAGAGAGGAGCAGATTGTTCACAATCTCTGATACCAGCGAAGAGACCAAAGAAAGCTCCGCATAGTCTTTCCACATGTGTTGCTAGAAATCAGAATGTCGGTAAAACGCACAGTGCTAGGTAGCAGTTGCAAAATACTTGatataaagaaatgaataagCAAGAATATGGAAACAGTACTAAAACACTATGACTAGGCCTTTGTTCCGTTTTATGGGGAATAAAATGTACACTTGCAGATGGAAAAGTATAAGTCATTCTTGGATTTAAACCACTTTGCTTATGGTTGATATACATCTTTGTTTGACCTGTATATTGTTGTATCACGTTGTAAATATCTTGTTCAAATAATAcctgaaatataattttaaaaagaatgtcATTTCTTACTCCTACTAGACGAGCCATGTTTTTCGTTTGTGCGCAGTGTTTGGCATTTGTTGTGGCTTGTCAATTTTGCGGCGTGATGTATCTTGTTTTTGGGCACTTTGGCGTTAGCAGCGATAT is from Apostichopus japonicus isolate 1M-3 chromosome 16, ASM3797524v1, whole genome shotgun sequence and encodes:
- the LOC139982502 gene encoding uncharacterized protein, encoding MTSIKPASSLLLDLMNVCQSQTTATYQGTDGEYFGLPSQRGCSHVDTTLNFCSCFMGKTGAPCKHQFAVLTHCHIDSCNFQMDGDHEDPTNCSQSLIPAKRPKKAPHSLSTCVARNQNVGKTHSAR